The following proteins come from a genomic window of Paucimonas lemoignei:
- the trpS gene encoding tryptophanyl-tRNA synthetase has product MTTRILTGITTTGTPHLGNYAGAIRPAIVASRQSDADSFYFLADYHALIKCDDPLRIQRSRQELAATWLASGLDVDRVTFYRQSDIPEITELTWLLTCVAAKGLLNRAHAYKASVDKNVEVGEDPDAGVTMGLFSYPVLMAADILMFNAHKVPVGRDQVQHVEMARDIGQRFNHLFGQGKEFFVMPEAVIEESVATLPGLDGRKMSKSYDNTIPLFSNVKDLKDAISRIVTDSKAPGEAKDPDNSHLFTLYSAFATPEQGAEFRSELLQGLGWGEAKSRLFTLLDSELSEKREHYNRLLERPADLEDILLAGAAKARKIATPFLGELREAVGLRSFRSVVQVADSGKKKAVKGARFVSFREADGSFRFRLLAADGEQLLLSRNFPDGKAAGAVSKQLQQGGELDIRSETSSFSLWLDDQCVADSPAFADATARDTAIESLKLALAPQQD; this is encoded by the coding sequence ATGACCACTCGTATCCTGACCGGCATCACCACCACCGGAACGCCTCACCTTGGCAACTACGCGGGCGCGATTCGCCCGGCCATCGTTGCCAGCCGCCAGAGCGATGCTGATTCGTTCTACTTCCTGGCTGATTACCATGCCTTGATCAAATGCGACGACCCCCTGCGCATTCAGCGCTCGCGTCAGGAACTCGCAGCGACCTGGCTGGCTTCGGGTCTGGATGTGGACCGCGTGACCTTCTATCGCCAGTCCGACATTCCGGAAATAACCGAGCTGACCTGGCTGCTGACCTGCGTCGCGGCCAAAGGCCTGCTGAACCGTGCCCATGCCTACAAGGCTTCGGTGGACAAAAATGTCGAGGTCGGCGAAGACCCGGACGCGGGCGTCACCATGGGCTTGTTCAGCTATCCGGTCCTGATGGCGGCGGACATTCTGATGTTCAACGCGCATAAGGTGCCGGTCGGTCGCGATCAGGTGCAGCACGTGGAAATGGCTCGCGATATCGGCCAGCGCTTTAACCACCTGTTTGGTCAGGGCAAAGAATTTTTCGTGATGCCTGAAGCGGTCATCGAAGAAAGCGTCGCGACGCTGCCGGGGCTCGACGGGCGCAAGATGTCGAAGAGCTACGACAACACCATCCCGCTGTTCAGCAACGTCAAGGATCTGAAGGACGCCATCTCGCGCATCGTCACTGACTCCAAGGCACCCGGCGAAGCCAAGGACCCGGACAACTCGCACCTGTTCACCCTCTATTCGGCATTCGCCACGCCAGAGCAGGGCGCGGAGTTTCGTTCCGAGCTGTTGCAGGGCCTGGGTTGGGGCGAAGCCAAAAGCCGTCTGTTTACCTTGCTGGACAGCGAGCTGAGCGAGAAGCGGGAGCACTACAATCGCTTGCTTGAGCGCCCGGCTGATCTGGAAGACATTCTGCTGGCTGGCGCTGCAAAAGCCCGCAAGATCGCCACGCCCTTCCTGGGCGAGTTGCGTGAAGCGGTGGGTCTGCGTTCATTCCGTAGCGTTGTGCAGGTGGCTGACAGCGGCAAGAAAAAAGCCGTCAAAGGCGCACGGTTTGTCAGCTTCCGCGAAGCCGACGGCAGTTTCCGTTTCCGTCTGCTGGCGGCGGATGGCGAGCAGCTGTTGTTGTCGCGTAATTTCCCTGATGGCAAAGCGGCGGGTGCGGTCAGCAAGCAGTTGCAGCAGGGCGGCGAGCTGGATATTCGCAGCGAAACAAGCAGCTTCAGCCTGTGGCTTGACGACCAGTGCGTGGCAGACAGCCCGGCATTTGCCGACGCTACCGCGCGCGATACCGCCATCGAAAGCCTGAAACTGGCCCTCGCGCCGCAACAGGACTAA
- a CDS encoding esterase lipase thioesterase family protein yields the protein MRETPVLIDGPVGQLEALYLDLPEATGLALICHPNPIQGGTMLNKVVSTLQRTARDAGLITLRFNYRGVGASAGTSEAGAGEIEDAQAVARWLLEKHPELPLTLFGFSFGGFVAASLGGRLETAGQSLGHLFMVAPAVMRLNEQTPLPQNCPLTVIQPETDEVVEPQLVYDWSATLPRPHDLLKVAECGHFFHGKLTDLKDLVMPRLSN from the coding sequence ATGCGCGAAACCCCTGTATTGATCGATGGCCCTGTGGGTCAACTTGAAGCGCTTTACCTGGATCTGCCCGAAGCGACGGGCCTGGCCTTGATTTGCCACCCGAACCCGATTCAGGGCGGCACCATGCTCAACAAGGTGGTCTCGACCTTGCAGCGCACGGCTCGGGACGCTGGCCTGATAACATTGCGTTTCAATTACCGTGGCGTAGGCGCCAGTGCCGGTACATCCGAAGCAGGCGCTGGTGAAATCGAAGACGCCCAGGCCGTCGCCCGCTGGCTGCTTGAAAAACACCCTGAGCTGCCTCTGACCCTGTTCGGTTTCTCCTTCGGCGGTTTTGTTGCCGCAAGCCTGGGCGGTCGCCTTGAGACCGCGGGGCAGAGCCTCGGTCACCTGTTCATGGTCGCGCCTGCGGTCATGCGTCTGAATGAGCAGACCCCGCTGCCGCAGAACTGCCCTCTGACAGTGATCCAGCCGGAAACCGACGAGGTGGTCGAGCCGCAGCTGGTCTACGACTGGTCGGCGACGCTGCCGCGCCCACATGACCTGCTGAAAGTGGCAGAATGCGGACACTTTTTTCACGGCAAGCTGACCGACCTGAAAGATCTGGTCATGCCGCGCCTCTCGAATTGA
- the petA gene encoding ubiquinol-cytochrome C reductase, iron-sulfur subunit, giving the protein MSNDGVNAGRRRFLVAATSVVGAAGAVGAAVPFVGSWFPSAKAKAAGAPVKVNISKIEAGQQMIAEWRGQPVFIVRRTEEILGNLGKITGQLSDPESKNSVQPAYVDPVVRSIKPEILLLIGICTHLGCSPTFRPEVAPADLGKDWVGGYFCPCHGSHYDLAGRVYKSQPAPLNLPVPPHSYESDNIIVIGVDQENA; this is encoded by the coding sequence ATGAGCAATGACGGCGTGAATGCAGGCCGGCGTCGCTTCCTCGTGGCGGCCACATCTGTGGTTGGTGCAGCAGGAGCGGTGGGGGCTGCGGTCCCGTTCGTGGGGTCATGGTTTCCCAGTGCCAAGGCGAAAGCTGCGGGCGCACCAGTGAAGGTAAACATCAGCAAAATCGAAGCAGGGCAGCAGATGATCGCGGAGTGGCGCGGTCAGCCAGTGTTCATTGTTCGTCGCACCGAAGAAATCCTGGGCAACCTGGGCAAAATCACGGGTCAGTTGTCCGATCCCGAGTCCAAAAACTCGGTCCAGCCCGCTTACGTTGACCCCGTTGTCCGCTCGATCAAGCCGGAAATCCTGCTGTTGATCGGCATCTGCACCCACTTGGGTTGCTCCCCGACCTTCCGTCCCGAAGTCGCTCCTGCCGATCTGGGCAAAGACTGGGTAGGGGGTTACTTCTGTCCTTGTCATGGCTCTCACTACGACCTCGCTGGCCGGGTCTACAAGTCGCAACCCGCGCCTTTGAATCTGCCGGTGCCGCCGCATTCCTATGAGTCGGACAATATCATTGTCATTGGCGTCGATCAGGAGAACGCGTGA
- the rplM gene encoding 50S ribosomal protein L13 produces the protein MKTYTAKPETVQREWFVVDAAGQTLGRLATEIASRLRGKHKPEYTPHVDTGDYIVVINAEQIRVTGAKTTDKIYYSHSGFPGGIKSINFEKLIAKAPERVLETAVKGMLPKNPLGRDMYRKLKVYAGTAHPHTAQQPQELKF, from the coding sequence ATGAAAACTTATACTGCTAAACCGGAAACAGTTCAGCGCGAGTGGTTCGTAGTCGATGCTGCTGGTCAGACCCTCGGTCGTCTGGCTACAGAAATCGCTAGCCGTCTGCGTGGCAAACACAAGCCGGAATACACTCCGCACGTTGACACCGGTGATTACATCGTTGTTATCAACGCTGAGCAAATCCGCGTTACCGGTGCTAAAACCACCGACAAAATCTACTACTCTCACTCCGGTTTTCCGGGCGGGATCAAGTCGATCAACTTTGAAAAGCTGATCGCCAAAGCTCCTGAGCGCGTGCTCGAGACCGCGGTTAAAGGCATGCTGCCTAAGAACCCGCTGGGTCGCGACATGTATCGTAAGCTGAAAGTCTATGCGGGCACTGCACACCCTCATACTGCTCAGCAGCCCCAAGAACTGAAGTTTTAA
- a CDS encoding acyl-CoA dehydrogenase, protein MIPRTLFSPEHEQFRDSVRKFLEREAAPFHSQWEKQGYIDRKLWSKAGEQGMLCSHMPEEYGGMAVDFLYSAIVIEEIGRLGLTGIGFSLHSDIVAPYILHYGSEALKQKYLPQLVSGERVTAIAMTEPGAGSDLQGVKTSAVLDGDEYVINGSKTFITNGYLADLVIVVAKTDPKAGAKGTSLFLVESETPGFAKGKRLEKVGMKAQDTSELFFQDVRVPKENLLGQAGMGFAYLMQELPQERLTVAIGAISSAEAAVQWTLDYTRERKAFGQAIADFQNTRFKLAEMATEVQIGRVFIDRCLELHLKGKLDVPTAAMAKYWATDLQCKVLDECVQLHGGYGFMWEYPIARAWADARVQRIYAGTNEIMKEIIARSL, encoded by the coding sequence ATGATCCCCAGAACCCTTTTCAGCCCTGAACATGAGCAGTTCCGCGACAGCGTGCGCAAGTTTCTGGAGCGAGAGGCTGCGCCGTTTCACAGCCAGTGGGAGAAACAGGGCTACATCGACAGGAAGCTGTGGAGCAAGGCGGGGGAGCAGGGGATGTTGTGCTCCCATATGCCCGAAGAGTACGGCGGCATGGCAGTGGACTTTCTTTACAGCGCCATCGTGATCGAAGAGATTGGTCGTCTCGGCCTGACCGGGATTGGTTTTTCCCTGCACTCTGACATCGTTGCGCCGTACATCCTGCATTACGGCAGTGAGGCCTTGAAGCAAAAGTACCTGCCGCAACTGGTCTCCGGCGAGCGCGTGACAGCAATCGCCATGACCGAGCCCGGCGCAGGCTCGGACCTGCAAGGGGTGAAGACGAGCGCCGTGCTCGATGGTGACGAGTACGTGATCAACGGCTCCAAGACCTTCATCACCAATGGTTATCTGGCTGACCTGGTGATTGTCGTGGCCAAGACCGACCCCAAGGCCGGGGCCAAAGGCACCAGCCTGTTTCTGGTGGAGTCCGAAACACCGGGCTTTGCCAAGGGCAAGCGCCTGGAGAAGGTCGGCATGAAGGCTCAAGACACCTCCGAGCTGTTCTTTCAGGATGTACGGGTGCCCAAGGAAAACCTGCTGGGTCAGGCCGGTATGGGTTTCGCCTACCTGATGCAGGAACTGCCGCAGGAAAGACTCACGGTCGCCATTGGCGCAATCTCGTCAGCCGAGGCAGCAGTGCAATGGACCCTGGATTACACCCGTGAGCGCAAGGCGTTCGGGCAGGCCATTGCAGACTTTCAGAACACCCGCTTCAAGCTTGCCGAAATGGCCACTGAAGTGCAGATCGGTCGGGTCTTCATCGATCGCTGCCTGGAGCTGCACCTGAAGGGCAAGCTGGATGTGCCGACAGCCGCCATGGCCAAATACTGGGCCACCGACCTGCAATGCAAGGTGCTCGACGAGTGCGTGCAGTTGCATGGCGGTTACGGTTTCATGTGGGAGTATCCGATTGCCCGGGCCTGGGCCGATGCGCGAGTGCAGCGCATTTATGCGGGGACCAACGAAATCATGAAAGAGATCATTGCCCGGAGTTTGTAG
- the rpsI gene encoding 30S ribosomal protein S9 codes for MSATQNYGTGRRKTATARVFLRPGTGNISINNRSLDNFFGRETARMVVRQPLELTETVEKFDIYVTVIGGGVSGQAGAIRHGITRALMQYDETLRGALRKAGFVTRDAREVERKKVGLRKARKRPQYSKR; via the coding sequence ATGTCGGCTACTCAAAATTACGGCACCGGCCGTCGCAAAACCGCAACCGCACGCGTTTTCCTGCGTCCAGGTACCGGTAACATCTCCATCAACAACCGTTCGCTGGACAATTTCTTCGGCCGCGAAACTGCCCGCATGGTAGTTCGTCAGCCGCTGGAACTGACTGAGACTGTCGAGAAGTTCGACATCTACGTCACTGTCATCGGCGGTGGTGTAAGTGGTCAAGCTGGCGCAATCCGCCACGGTATCACTCGCGCTCTGATGCAGTACGACGAAACCCTGCGTGGCGCTCTGCGCAAAGCTGGCTTCGTTACTCGCGACGCCCGTGAAGTTGAACGTAAGAAAGTCGGTCTGCGTAAAGCGCGTAAGCGTCCGCAGTACTCGAAGCGTTAA
- the tas_1 gene encoding aldo-keto reductase: MDYRQLGRTDLKVSAICLGTMTWGEQNTEAEGFAQIERAKSAGINFLDTAEMYPVPPKPETYASTEKVIGNWFKKQGDRADWILASKIAGPGNAIEHIRGGSLKHNREHIVAALDASLARLQTDYLDLYQLHWPERSTNFFGKLGYTHTDEEFTPLEETLEALDEQVKAGKIRHIGLSNETPWGTMKFLQLAESRGWPRAVSIQNPYNLLNRSFEVGLAEVAIREECGLLAYSPLAFGMLSGKYENGARPAKGRLSLYSRFTRYFNPQSEAACARYVALARENGLDPAQMALAFVTRQPFVTSNIIGATTLEQLDSNIASFELQLSDEVLAGIEAIHKDHPNPAP; encoded by the coding sequence ATGGATTACCGCCAACTCGGCAGAACCGACCTGAAAGTCAGTGCCATCTGCCTCGGCACCATGACCTGGGGCGAGCAAAACACCGAAGCTGAAGGCTTTGCCCAGATCGAACGCGCCAAATCCGCCGGGATCAATTTCCTCGATACCGCCGAGATGTATCCGGTCCCGCCCAAGCCTGAAACCTACGCCAGCACTGAAAAAGTCATCGGCAACTGGTTCAAGAAGCAAGGTGACCGCGCCGACTGGATCCTGGCCAGCAAGATCGCAGGCCCCGGCAACGCCATTGAACATATCCGTGGCGGCAGCCTGAAACACAACCGTGAGCACATCGTCGCGGCCCTGGACGCCAGTCTCGCGCGCCTGCAGACCGACTACCTGGACCTTTATCAGTTGCACTGGCCAGAACGTAGCACCAACTTCTTCGGCAAGCTGGGTTACACCCACACCGACGAGGAATTCACACCCCTGGAAGAAACGCTCGAAGCCCTGGATGAACAGGTCAAGGCTGGCAAGATTCGCCACATCGGCCTCTCCAACGAAACGCCATGGGGCACCATGAAATTCCTGCAACTGGCCGAAAGCCGTGGCTGGCCACGGGCGGTGTCGATTCAGAACCCCTACAACCTGCTCAACCGCAGCTTTGAAGTGGGTCTGGCGGAAGTGGCCATTCGTGAAGAGTGCGGGCTGCTGGCTTATTCGCCACTGGCGTTCGGCATGCTGTCGGGCAAGTACGAAAATGGCGCGCGTCCAGCCAAAGGTCGCCTGAGCCTGTACAGCCGCTTCACTCGCTACTTCAATCCGCAGTCGGAAGCGGCCTGCGCACGTTACGTGGCCCTGGCGCGCGAAAATGGCCTGGACCCGGCGCAAATGGCACTGGCCTTTGTCACTCGCCAGCCATTTGTCACCAGCAACATCATTGGTGCCACCACGCTTGAGCAGCTGGACAGCAACATCGCCAGCTTCGAGCTGCAATTGTCCGACGAGGTTCTGGCCGGTATCGAGGCGATCCACAAGGATCATCCGAATCCTGCGCCTTAA
- the yhcM_1 gene encoding AFG1-like ATPase — MRHLQRLYDDLVAAHQSKPGMFGKLFGKKEQAPVKGLYFWGGVGRGKTYLVDTFFEALPFEDKVRTHFHRFMKRVHEEMKTLKGERNPLTIIAKRFSDEARVICFDEFFVSDITDAMILGTLMEELFKNGVTLVATSNIVPDGLYKDGLQRARFLPAIALIKQNTDIVNVDSGVDYRLRHLEQAELFHFPLDEAAQESLRKSFKALTPDCAQTVENDVLMVENREIRALRTCDDVAWFDFRELCDGPRSQNDYIELGKIYHAVLLSGVEQMSVTTDDIARRFINMVDEFYDRNVKLIISAEVELKDLYTGGRLNFEFQRTLSRLLEMQSHEFLSRAHKP; from the coding sequence GTGCGCCACTTGCAGCGTCTTTACGACGATCTGGTGGCTGCGCATCAGAGCAAGCCGGGGATGTTCGGCAAGTTGTTTGGCAAGAAAGAACAGGCCCCGGTAAAAGGCTTGTACTTCTGGGGGGGCGTTGGCCGGGGCAAGACTTATCTGGTCGACACTTTCTTTGAAGCGCTGCCGTTCGAGGACAAAGTCCGCACTCACTTCCACCGCTTCATGAAGCGCGTGCACGAAGAGATGAAGACCCTCAAGGGCGAGCGCAACCCGCTGACCATCATCGCCAAGCGTTTTTCAGATGAAGCACGAGTGATCTGCTTCGATGAGTTTTTCGTCTCGGACATCACCGACGCGATGATCCTCGGCACCCTGATGGAAGAGCTGTTCAAAAACGGCGTGACCCTGGTCGCGACCTCGAACATCGTCCCCGATGGCCTGTACAAAGACGGCTTGCAGCGTGCCCGCTTCCTGCCCGCTATTGCGCTGATCAAGCAGAACACCGACATCGTCAACGTCGACAGTGGTGTGGATTACCGCCTGCGTCACCTTGAACAGGCCGAGCTGTTCCACTTCCCGCTGGACGAAGCAGCCCAGGAAAGCCTGCGCAAGAGCTTCAAGGCGCTGACCCCGGATTGCGCTCAGACCGTCGAAAACGACGTGCTGATGGTCGAGAACCGCGAAATTCGTGCGCTGCGCACCTGCGACGACGTGGCCTGGTTCGACTTCCGCGAACTGTGCGACGGCCCGCGTAGCCAGAACGACTACATCGAGCTGGGCAAGATCTACCACGCGGTGTTGCTCAGCGGCGTCGAGCAGATGAGCGTCACCACCGACGACATCGCCCGACGCTTCATCAACATGGTCGACGAATTCTACGACCGCAACGTCAAGCTGATCATTTCTGCTGAAGTCGAGTTGAAGGATCTGTACACCGGCGGTCGTCTGAACTTCGAGTTCCAGCGGACCCTGAGCCGCTTGCTGGAAATGCAGTCCCACGAGTTTCTGTCCCGGGCGCATAAGCCCTAG
- the rhaS_2 gene encoding AraC family transcriptional regulator has translation MPTQASAPLRRVSILAIDGVFASTLMQAKDFFHIASLRYSKQLGQGRKPAFETRLVSPDGKPVSSFSEVVLPVDGALGQSDVIVIPAFWDDFDNVRERYPQVIPWLRQQHANGAVLCGEASGVFWLAESGLLDGKEATTYWRYFSEFSERFPKILLNQEKHLTDADNLYCAGGTTSACDLYIYLIERFCGANVAQTVARDILYEVQRNYSPGRMGFGGQKLHQDVVILQIQHWLEEHFADKFRFEDVAREHGMSIRNFMRRFQSATGDKPLHYLQRLRIETAKGLLSGTRKSIKTISYEVGYDDASFFARLFRQHTELSPNQYRQQFQQAA, from the coding sequence ATGCCGACCCAAGCCTCCGCGCCGTTGCGGCGCGTCAGCATCCTGGCCATAGACGGGGTGTTCGCATCCACGCTGATGCAAGCCAAGGACTTTTTCCACATCGCCAGCCTGCGCTACAGCAAACAGCTGGGTCAGGGCCGAAAGCCCGCGTTCGAAACCCGGCTTGTCAGCCCGGATGGCAAGCCCGTCAGCAGTTTCAGCGAGGTAGTGCTGCCGGTGGACGGCGCACTTGGCCAGAGCGATGTGATCGTGATTCCAGCCTTCTGGGATGACTTCGATAATGTGCGCGAACGTTACCCGCAAGTGATTCCCTGGCTGCGCCAGCAACACGCCAATGGCGCCGTGCTGTGCGGTGAAGCCAGCGGTGTTTTCTGGCTGGCGGAATCAGGCCTGCTGGACGGGAAGGAGGCGACGACTTACTGGCGATATTTCAGCGAGTTCAGTGAGCGCTTTCCCAAGATTCTGCTCAATCAGGAGAAACACCTGACAGACGCCGACAACCTTTACTGCGCGGGCGGCACTACGTCGGCGTGCGATCTGTACATTTACCTGATTGAACGCTTTTGCGGCGCCAACGTGGCACAGACGGTGGCCCGGGACATTCTTTACGAAGTGCAGCGCAACTACTCACCCGGCCGCATGGGTTTCGGCGGGCAGAAGCTGCATCAGGATGTGGTGATCTTGCAGATTCAGCATTGGCTGGAAGAGCACTTTGCCGACAAGTTTCGCTTCGAGGATGTGGCACGTGAGCATGGCATGAGCATCCGCAATTTCATGCGCCGCTTCCAGTCCGCCACCGGGGACAAGCCTCTGCACTACTTGCAACGGCTGCGCATTGAAACCGCCAAAGGCTTGCTGTCCGGCACGCGCAAGAGCATCAAGACCATCAGTTACGAAGTGGGCTACGACGACGCCAGCTTCTTCGCCAGGCTGTTTCGCCAGCATACGGAGTTGTCACCCAACCAGTATCGACAGCAGTTTCAACAAGCGGCCTGA
- a CDS encoding ubiquinol--cytochrome C reductase, cytochrome C1 subunit, which produces MKKLFAVLFLAALPMLSFAAEHGGPELESVDIDVSDKAAMQDGARTFANYCMGCHSAKFQRYERVADDLGIPHELMLEKLVFTGAKIGDHMNIGMQSSDAKTWFGAAPPDLTLVARVRGTDWLYGYLRSFYEDPARPWGVNNKVFPNVGMPNVLSGLQGRQVVGCKQVQMIEDGKKQFDPLTGAPLTHEACDQLTIVPKTGSLTPEQFDEKIKNLVTFLAYSANPVKLQHQRIGTYVLLYLAFFFVFAYLLKREYWKDVH; this is translated from the coding sequence ATGAAAAAGCTATTTGCGGTATTGTTTCTTGCTGCTCTGCCAATGCTGTCATTTGCCGCCGAGCACGGTGGCCCTGAGCTGGAAAGCGTGGACATCGACGTATCTGACAAGGCCGCCATGCAGGATGGTGCGCGAACCTTCGCCAACTATTGCATGGGCTGCCACAGCGCCAAATTCCAGCGTTACGAACGGGTGGCCGATGACTTGGGTATTCCCCATGAGCTGATGCTCGAAAAACTGGTGTTCACCGGTGCCAAGATTGGTGACCACATGAATATCGGCATGCAGTCCAGCGACGCCAAGACCTGGTTCGGCGCTGCCCCACCGGATTTGACCCTCGTGGCGCGGGTACGGGGTACAGACTGGCTGTACGGTTACCTGCGTTCGTTCTACGAAGACCCGGCTCGGCCGTGGGGCGTGAACAACAAAGTGTTTCCCAACGTCGGCATGCCCAACGTGCTGTCAGGCTTGCAAGGTCGTCAGGTCGTAGGCTGCAAGCAGGTCCAGATGATCGAGGATGGCAAGAAGCAGTTCGACCCGCTGACCGGTGCGCCGCTGACGCATGAGGCCTGTGATCAACTGACCATCGTGCCCAAGACCGGTAGCCTGACTCCCGAGCAGTTCGACGAGAAGATCAAGAATCTGGTGACCTTCCTGGCTTATTCGGCGAACCCGGTAAAATTGCAGCATCAGCGGATCGGTACCTACGTGCTGCTTTATCTGGCCTTCTTCTTTGTCTTCGCTTATCTGCTCAAGCGTGAATACTGGAAGGACGTTCACTGA
- the yhcB gene encoding putative cytochrome d ubiquinol oxidase subunit III (Cytochrome bd-I oxidase subunit III) encodes MELSLLVWLLPTIALVVGVVIGFLVARLLPNAAPNGTQRQLDDVQERFDNYQNEVVTHFNSTANLVQKLSQSYQDVQEHLSEGANRLATDEQTRQRLLAALHPEANQIHRDRLTPPRSTEAPKDYAPKTPNAPGMLDEHYGLKKP; translated from the coding sequence GTGGAACTCTCGCTCTTAGTTTGGTTGTTGCCGACCATCGCACTGGTTGTTGGTGTCGTCATCGGATTTCTGGTCGCGCGCTTGCTGCCCAACGCTGCCCCCAACGGAACACAGCGTCAGCTGGATGATGTTCAGGAGCGTTTCGATAATTATCAGAATGAAGTGGTCACCCACTTCAACAGCACGGCCAATCTGGTTCAGAAGCTCTCTCAGAGCTATCAGGACGTGCAGGAGCATCTGTCTGAAGGCGCCAACCGTCTGGCGACCGACGAACAGACTCGTCAACGCCTGCTGGCCGCCCTGCACCCAGAGGCCAATCAGATCCACCGGGACCGGCTGACCCCACCACGCAGCACCGAAGCGCCGAAAGACTACGCGCCCAAGACCCCCAACGCCCCCGGCATGCTCGACGAGCATTACGGCCTGAAAAAGCCGTAA
- the petB gene encoding cytochrome b, which translates to MSKFMDWIDARFPATKMWEDHLSKYYAPKNFNFFYFFGSLALLVLVNQILTGVWLTMSYTPSAEEAFASVEYIMRDVEYGSILRLLHSTGASAFFIVVYLHMFRGLLYGSYQKPRELVWIFGMLIYLALMAEAFMGYLLPWGQMSYWGAQVIISLFGAIPVIGDDLTQWIRGDYLISGITLNRFFALHVVALPIVVLGLVVLHILALHEVGSNNPDGVDIKKHKDENGIPLDGIPFHPYYTLKDIVGVVVFLFVFCSIVFFFPEMGGYFLEKPNFEVANAFKTPEHIAPVWYFTPFYAILRAIPDKLMGVMAMGAAIAVLFVLPWLDRSPVKSMRYKGWMSKIWLLVFCVSFVILGVLGVLAPTPERTLLSQVCTFLYFAYFILMPFYTRLEKTKPVPERVTG; encoded by the coding sequence ATGAGCAAGTTCATGGATTGGATAGATGCTCGTTTCCCGGCCACAAAGATGTGGGAAGACCATCTCAGCAAGTATTACGCCCCAAAAAACTTCAATTTCTTCTACTTCTTCGGCTCGCTGGCTTTGCTGGTGTTGGTCAATCAGATTCTCACCGGTGTCTGGCTGACCATGAGCTACACCCCTTCGGCCGAAGAAGCCTTTGCGTCTGTCGAATACATCATGCGCGACGTCGAGTACGGCTCAATCCTGCGTCTGCTGCATTCCACCGGCGCTTCAGCGTTCTTCATCGTGGTTTATCTGCACATGTTTCGCGGCCTGCTTTATGGCTCGTATCAGAAGCCGCGCGAGCTGGTGTGGATCTTCGGCATGCTGATCTACCTGGCGCTCATGGCCGAGGCTTTCATGGGCTATCTGCTGCCTTGGGGGCAGATGTCCTATTGGGGCGCGCAGGTAATCATTTCACTGTTCGGCGCTATCCCCGTCATCGGCGATGATCTGACCCAGTGGATTCGCGGCGATTACCTGATCTCCGGGATCACCCTCAACCGCTTCTTCGCGCTGCACGTGGTCGCGCTGCCCATCGTGGTCCTTGGTCTGGTGGTCCTGCATATCCTGGCGCTGCATGAAGTGGGTTCGAACAACCCCGATGGCGTCGATATCAAGAAGCACAAAGACGAAAACGGTATCCCGCTGGATGGTATTCCGTTCCACCCTTACTACACCCTCAAAGACATCGTCGGCGTGGTGGTGTTCTTGTTCGTGTTCTGCTCCATTGTGTTCTTCTTCCCCGAAATGGGAGGCTACTTCCTCGAAAAGCCTAACTTCGAGGTAGCAAACGCATTCAAGACGCCCGAGCACATCGCGCCGGTCTGGTACTTCACACCGTTCTACGCCATCTTGCGCGCCATCCCTGACAAGCTCATGGGGGTCATGGCCATGGGCGCGGCCATTGCGGTGCTGTTTGTGCTGCCCTGGCTGGACCGAAGCCCGGTCAAGTCCATGCGTTACAAGGGCTGGATGAGCAAGATCTGGTTGCTGGTGTTCTGTGTATCTTTCGTGATCCTCGGTGTACTGGGCGTCCTGGCTCCCACGCCTGAGCGCACGTTGCTGTCGCAGGTGTGCACCTTCCTGTACTTCGCCTACTTCATTCTGATGCCGTTCTATACCCGGCTCGAGAAGACCAAACCGGTTCCAGAAAGGGTGACTGGCTGA